The following are encoded in a window of Phaseolus vulgaris cultivar G19833 chromosome 3, P. vulgaris v2.0, whole genome shotgun sequence genomic DNA:
- the LOC137839204 gene encoding uncharacterized protein → MRRTRQTSPEPSVEEGAVTMAQVLDMMRTLQDNVTASRAEQEKMQAELAASQSRNDELNRVNEELRRMLQTAPSVVSYDLFNVRQYQGESLKDYLNRFGAQVVRLPSKDEDMLVHAFKKGMLLGPFSESLIRSHPSTFAEIRRRAVAHIVAETEVSEKRGSAAPLKPRGGQGKQQQHTMVHEAREGKKVQGKPRPYAPRKDQGRGRARENNAPPRYDFMVGLADLIALPAIAARLRVPEKTDKVLGRKKNEWCEFHQAFGHTLHSCLALGHQLVELVMSGFLADYLRQAPGDRASGSQAGEQQHEIPVHGEVQTIVGGFSGGGCTASQRRRYARSVMAVDSVDEGHFPEVDISFKKADLRDVVLHDNDPVVISLITTGRRVHRVLVDQGSSADVMFWPTFNKLQLSPDQLRPYTGCLYGFAGDQVEVRGYIELRTTFTDGTTARTEKISEEERGLIAGVIERHMGAFAWSASDMPGIDPDFLCHRLSMDPKVRPVRQRRRKFNEEKRKVILDEAKKLLAAGHIREIQYPEWLANVVLVQKPNGKWRMCVDFTDLNKACPKDSYPLSSIDALVDCASGGKLLSFLDAFSGYNQIRMHPRDECKTTFMIERSCYCYKVIPFGLKNAGTTKQRLMDRVLSPMLGRNVHAYVDDMVVTSREKEHHVADLEELFTTIAKYRLKLNLEKCIFGVEAGKFLGFLLTERRIEANPEKCAAIVAMRSPTTVKEVQQLTGRLAALSRFMSAGGEKGHPYFQCLKRNSRFLWTQECEEAFIKLKEYLASPPVLCKPQVGTPLRLYFAVTERAVSSVLVQEQDQLHSSGNDRSAHPKGAKETRRSGKDGQVGGGIVKVRHSVRALRTDKGAGVCRLCGRAVLGRDTFGRVKLLMDLRLRRAMH, encoded by the exons ATGAGGAGAACAAGACAAACATCACCTGAGCCATCTGTTGaggaaggagctgtgacaatggcgcaagTCCTGGATATGATGCGTACGCTGCAGGACAATGTCACAGCGTCGAGAGCTGAACAAGAAAAGATGCAGGCGGAGTTGGCTGCATCGCAGAGTAGGAATGATGAGCTGAATCGCGTTAATGAGGAGTTGAGAAGGATGTTACAGAC AGCACCTTCAGTGGTGTCGTACGATCTGTTCAATGTACGCCAGTAtcaaggtgagtcgctgaaagactacctcaaccgctttggagcacaagtggttagattgcccagcaaggacgaggatatgctggtgcatgcgtttaagaagggaATGCTGCTTGGTCCTTtcagtgagtcgctcatcagaagccatcccagcacctttgcggaGATACGGCgacgcgcggtggcgcacatagtggcagagacagaagtttctgagaaaagaggaagtgctgcaccgCTGAAGCCGCGTGGAGGACAGGGGAAGCAACAGCAGCACACGATGGTGCATGAGGCAAGGGAGGGAAAGAAGGTGCAGGGGAAACCTCGTCCTTATGCACCCAGGAAGGACCagggcagggggcgtgcaagggagaacaaTGCACCCCCAAGATACGATTTCATGGtagggttggcggatctgatcgcccttCCTGCCATAGCCGCGAGActccgagtaccagagaagacagacaaGGTACTAGGGAGGAAAAAGaacgagtggtgtgagtttcaccaagcctttggtcacacactccactcctgtttggcgttggggCACCAGCTGGTGGAGTTGGTAATGTCTGggttcctagcagattacctgcggcAGGCGCcgggtgatcgcgcgtcgggGTCCCAGGCAGGAGAGCAGCAACACGAaatccctgtgcatggggaggTGCAGACGATTGTGGGGGGCTTCTCCGGTgggggatgcaccgcatcacaaagAAGAAGGTATGCTCGATCGGTAATGGCTGTGGACTCGGTGGACGAAGGCCATTTCCCCGAGGTGGATATCTCTTTCAagaaagctgatctacgggacgttgtactgcacgacaacgatcctgtggtcatctccctcatcacaacaggaaggcgagtgcacagagtgctcgtagaccaagggagctcggcagacgtcatgttctggccgacgttcaACAAGTTGCAGCTGTCCCCCGATCAACTAAGGCCATATACCGGATGTCTTTATggctttgcaggggatcaggtagaggtgcggggttacattgagctgaggacgacgttcaccgATGGAACAACAGCCCGCACCGAaaagataag CGAAGAAGAACGAGGGTTAATCGCCGGGGTGATCGAGAGGCACATGGGCGCGTTCGCATGGTCAGCAtctgacatgccaggaatcgaccctgaCTTCCTTTGCCATCGCCTGTCGATGGATCCTAAAGTTCGGCCTGTGCGgcagaggcgaaggaaattcaacgaagagAAGAGGAAAGTGATCCTTGACGAAGCAAAGAAGCTCCTTGCCGcggggcacatcagggagatccagtacccggagtggctagcgaacgtggtactggttcagaagccaaacggcaagtggaggatgtgcgtggacttcactgacctcaacaaggcatgccctaAAGATTCCTACCCTCTATCCAGTATAGACGCTCTGGTGGATTGCGCATCAGGGGGGAAGCTACtcagtttcttggatgcattctcaggatacaaccagatcagaaTGCACCCCAGGGATGAATGCAAGACGACATTCATGATtgaacggtcttgctactgctacaaggtaattccgttcgggctgaagaatgcggggacTACCAAACAACGActtatggatagggtgctctcgcccatgcttggaaggaacgtgcatgcatatgtagatgacatggtggtcacatcCCGAGAGAAGGAGCATCATGTGGCCGATCTGGAGGAATtattcaccaccatcgccaagtacaggttgaagctcaaccttgagaaatgtatttttggtgtggaggctgggaagttcttgggtttcctcctgACAGAGCGTCGAATCGAAGCTAATCCAGAGAAGTGCGCGGCAATCGTGGCGATGAGGagtccaacgacggtgaaggaggtgcagcaactcaccgGTCGGTTGGCAGCAttatcccggtttatgtccgctggaggggagaaaggtcatccgtatttccagtgtcttaagcgcaacagcagattcctttggacacaggagtgcgaagaggccttcatcaagttgaaggagtacctggcaagCCCACCGGTCTTGTGTAAACCACAAGTAGGcacccctcttcgtctatactttgctgtgacggagagagcagtcagttcagtcctggtgcaagagcaagatcag cttcacagtagtGGTAACGACAGAtctgcccatccaaaaggtgCTAAAGAAACTAGAcgtagcgggaaggatggtcaagtgggcggtggaattgtcaaagttcgacattcagtacgagccctaAGGACCGATAAAGGGGCAGGTGTTTgccgactttgtggtcgagctgtccTCGGTCGCGACACCTTCGGAAGGGTTAAACTTCTGATGG ATTTGCGTctacggcgagcaatgcactag